A single region of the Mycteria americana isolate JAX WOST 10 ecotype Jacksonville Zoo and Gardens chromosome 10, USCA_MyAme_1.0, whole genome shotgun sequence genome encodes:
- the ATG4A gene encoding cysteine protease ATG4A isoform X3 yields the protein MYAAVWADDAGTSTDLQTFRKSHQMFAHSDCVNSDVVIDIVQSTSQTTRPSPEVQTPQQNPLVQALKPPSAPHIPDWQWEKHKKQPEEYHRILRCFLDRKDCCYSIHQMAQMGVGEGKSIGEWFGPNTVAQVLKKLALFDEWNSLAVYVSMDNTVVIEDIKKMCWSPPQSSGAAHSSAHLHRSALGRNKNTAGFCTGWKPLLLIIPLRLGINHINPVYIDAFKECFKMPQSLGALGGKPNNAYYFIGFLGNELIYLDPHTTQSFVDSEENGTVDDQSFHCQQAPHRMKIMNLDPSVALGFFCKEECDFDNWCSLVQKEILKQQSLRMFELVQKHPPHWPPFIPPTKPEVTTTGAELIESTDKLFELEEEFEILSV from the exons ATGTATGCTGCGGTGTGGGCAGATGATGCTGGCACAAGCACTGATCTGCAGACATTTAGGAAGAG CCACCAAATGTTCGCACACAGTGACTGTGTGAATAGTGACGTAGTGATAGACATCGTACAAAGTACTTCACAGACCACTCGCCCATCACCTGAGGTCCAAACCCCACAGCAGAACCCATTAGTGCAAGCTCTTAAGCCTCCATCAGCACCTCACATCCCAG ATTGGCAatgggaaaaacacaaaaaacaaccaGAAGAATATCATAGAATCTTACGGTGCTTTCTAGATAGAAAAGATTGCTGTTATTCCATCCACCAAATGG CACAGATGGGTGTCGGAGAGGGGAAGTCAATTGGAGAATGGTTTGGACCAAATACAGTTGCTCAAGTACTGAA GAAGCTTGCTTTATTTGATGAATGGAATTCATTAGCAGTTTATGTATCTATGGACAATACAGTGGTCATTGAAGACATCA AGAAGATGTGCTGGTCGCCCCCCCAGAGCAGCGGCGCTGCCCACAGCAGCGCCCATTTGCACAGAAGTGCTCTTGGCCGAAATAAGAACACAGCAGGATTCTGCACAGGCTGGAAGCCCCTCTTGCTTATTATACCTCTACGGCTAGGGATAAATCACATAAATCCAGTATATATTGATGCGTTTAAA GAATGCTTTAAGATGCCACAGTCTTTGGGAGCATTAGGAGGGAAACCAAATAACGCCTATTATTTCATAGGATTTTTAG GCAATGAGTTGATCTATTTGGACCCTCACACCACCCAAAGTTTTGTAGATTCGGAAGAAAATGGCACAGTTGATGACCAGAGCTTCCACTGCCAGCAAGCCCCACACAGAATGAAGATCATGAATTTGGACCCTTCAGTAGCTTTA gGTTTCTTTTGCAAAGAAGAGTGTGATTTTGATAACTGGTGTAGTCTTGTACAAAAG GAGATTCTAAAGCAGCAGAGTCTACGGATGTTTGAGCTGGTCCAGAAGCACCCACCACACTGGCCTCCTTTCATACCTCCGACAAAGCCAGAAGTGACGACTACAGGAGCAG aactcatTGAATCTACTGACAAGCTATTTGAattggaagaagaatttgaaatCCTGAGTGTATGA
- the ATG4A gene encoding cysteine protease ATG4A isoform X1, with the protein MYAAVWADDAGTSTDLQTFRKRNTQVEAKGIPAAMGLSSYPALHCLHSHQMFAHSDCVNSDVVIDIVQSTSQTTRPSPEVQTPQQNPLVQALKPPSAPHIPDWQWEKHKKQPEEYHRILRCFLDRKDCCYSIHQMAQMGVGEGKSIGEWFGPNTVAQVLKKLALFDEWNSLAVYVSMDNTVVIEDIKKMCWSPPQSSGAAHSSAHLHRSALGRNKNTAGFCTGWKPLLLIIPLRLGINHINPVYIDAFKECFKMPQSLGALGGKPNNAYYFIGFLGNELIYLDPHTTQSFVDSEENGTVDDQSFHCQQAPHRMKIMNLDPSVALGFFCKEECDFDNWCSLVQKEILKQQSLRMFELVQKHPPHWPPFIPPTKPEVTTTGAELIESTDKLFELEEEFEILSV; encoded by the exons ATGTATGCTGCGGTGTGGGCAGATGATGCTGGCACAAGCACTGATCTGCAGACATTTAGGAAGAG GAATACCCAAGTTGAGGCCAAGGGAATACCTGCCGCCATGGGCCTGAGTTCTTACCCTGCTCTTCATTGCTTGCATAGCCACCAAATGTTCGCACACAGTGACTGTGTGAATAGTGACGTAGTGATAGACATCGTACAAAGTACTTCACAGACCACTCGCCCATCACCTGAGGTCCAAACCCCACAGCAGAACCCATTAGTGCAAGCTCTTAAGCCTCCATCAGCACCTCACATCCCAG ATTGGCAatgggaaaaacacaaaaaacaaccaGAAGAATATCATAGAATCTTACGGTGCTTTCTAGATAGAAAAGATTGCTGTTATTCCATCCACCAAATGG CACAGATGGGTGTCGGAGAGGGGAAGTCAATTGGAGAATGGTTTGGACCAAATACAGTTGCTCAAGTACTGAA GAAGCTTGCTTTATTTGATGAATGGAATTCATTAGCAGTTTATGTATCTATGGACAATACAGTGGTCATTGAAGACATCA AGAAGATGTGCTGGTCGCCCCCCCAGAGCAGCGGCGCTGCCCACAGCAGCGCCCATTTGCACAGAAGTGCTCTTGGCCGAAATAAGAACACAGCAGGATTCTGCACAGGCTGGAAGCCCCTCTTGCTTATTATACCTCTACGGCTAGGGATAAATCACATAAATCCAGTATATATTGATGCGTTTAAA GAATGCTTTAAGATGCCACAGTCTTTGGGAGCATTAGGAGGGAAACCAAATAACGCCTATTATTTCATAGGATTTTTAG GCAATGAGTTGATCTATTTGGACCCTCACACCACCCAAAGTTTTGTAGATTCGGAAGAAAATGGCACAGTTGATGACCAGAGCTTCCACTGCCAGCAAGCCCCACACAGAATGAAGATCATGAATTTGGACCCTTCAGTAGCTTTA gGTTTCTTTTGCAAAGAAGAGTGTGATTTTGATAACTGGTGTAGTCTTGTACAAAAG GAGATTCTAAAGCAGCAGAGTCTACGGATGTTTGAGCTGGTCCAGAAGCACCCACCACACTGGCCTCCTTTCATACCTCCGACAAAGCCAGAAGTGACGACTACAGGAGCAG aactcatTGAATCTACTGACAAGCTATTTGAattggaagaagaatttgaaatCCTGAGTGTATGA